The sequence CCTATTTCCTGaggtttttccctgttttcctgagggttttcctggggtttctccctgttttcccagcgtttttccctgttttcctgggggttttcctggggtttctccctgttttcccGGGgtttctccctgttttcctggggtttctccctgttttcccagGGTTTCTTCCTGTTTTCCCAGGGCTTCTCCCTATTTCCTGaggtttttccctgttttcctgagggttttcctggggtttctccctgttttcccagcgtttttccctgttttcctggggGTTTTCCTGGGGTCTTCCCCTGTTTTCCCGGCgtttctccctgttttcctggggtttctccctgttttcctggggtttctccctgttttcccccttctcctcaCCCGTGGTGGAGTTGGGCAGCCTCTTCTTGCCGCTGCCGCTGGAGATGCGCTGCTGCAGAGCCTCGAAGAAGGACTGGGGGATGTGGAAAACCAGCGGCTCTGGGTGGCCTGGAGGGGCACAGAGGGGTCAGGGAAGGGGCTTGGGGGTCCCAAATTCTCACCCCAAAGTGTCCCTGTGGCTCGTGGGATCAGCAGTGGTTGAATTGCCAGGGAAAGGGTTGGGATTTGGAGGATCTGGTCAGCGGGAGGGGAGGGTGACATTGGGAGTGAGAGGCACGGATGGTGAGGATGGGGTGTTCCCAAAAATGGCACCAAAATTGTTCCCAAAAAGGGACACAGCCTGCCCAAAATGGCATCAGAGGTGTTCCCAAAATGTCCCCCAAGGAGAAGAGTGGCCtgagaatcatggaatgctggcatggtttgggttgggatgaccccaaatcccatcagtgccacccagggacacctcccagtgtcccaggtgctccagcctggcctgggacacttccagggatccagggcagccacagctcctctgggaattccatcccagcccctccccactctcactccatcccaaatcccatttacatttcccctttcccactGGAAGCcactccctgtgtcctgtccctccatcccttgtccccagtccctctccagctctcctggagcccctttaggctctggaatGTGCTGGGAGCTCTCTCTGGATCCCTCCTTTCTCCAGGTGAACATTCCCAGCCGGACACTCACCCTCAAACTGGTAGTGCATGGTCTGGTGGATGCGCTctgtgacactgcccagccACTCCTGGAAGGACAGCGACACCTGGGACTCATCCAGCgcctggggacaccctgcaggggacagaggAGGGACACGGGAATGTCACCTGCCCCAAACATcacccccagagctctgggacacctggggacagcctgcagggacagggaagggatgtgggaatggggCTCACCGTGTCTCttcagggaggaggaggaggaggaggatgaggaggcgACCGGGGGCTTCCTCAGGCCgctcctcctggggctgggctgagccggGTCCGGAGCCAGGAGGGGGCCGGGCCCCTGCGGCCCTGGgggtggggcagagggagggattGTCACCCACCGTCCCCAGGGGGGACCTGGCACCGCCCTGCCCTGGGCCTGAACCCCTGAACCCCCCCAGCGACCCCCacgggctgggcaggggagctcccaacacctggagctgctccggAGGTTCCACAGCTGGATCTGACCCCATGGAGCTGCTATGGAGGTTCCATAGCTGGATCTAATCCCATGGAGCATAAATCCCAGAGCCCTTCCCAGGGCCCAACatctggagctgccctggggggactgcacccccagcccccccaggaCACTCACCTGCCAggtccttcctcctcctcttggccctggctgcagctgtccCCCGAGGCCGTGCTGTGGCTGCGGGGCCGCGCAGCAGCTGGGGGATCACTGTGCCCTTCAGACCTGGGGACACAAGGTCTGTCCCTAAGGACATCCCGACCACAGGGACACAAATGTCCCCAGGGaacccccaccctgcccaggggctccctggaggggagggggggttTATCCCACTCCAAATGGGTTTTCACCTTGCTGTGTGGGGTTACTGAGGTGCAGCTTTTGGGGTGCAGAACCCCCTTAATGGATgttgctgctgtgggagggggACCAGAGGGAATGAACCCCAGATGTTCCTGCTGCGGGGTTAGGGAAATGAACCCCAGATATTCCTGCAGTGGTTTCACAGGGAATGAACCCCATATATTCCAACTGTGGGAGGGTTTAGGGGAATGAAgcccagaggctgctctgggaaggggTTCAGAGTTTCCAGCCCTGGAAAGGGACCCCCAATCCAGTGGGCTGTGCCCCCCAGCTGCCATTGGCAGGACACAAACCCACCCCCAGTGACTGGGAACCCTGCAATGGCTGCTGGTTCAgggtgcccccagccccccaaagCCCTGCCCATTCCCACCACCAGCGTCAGAGGCCAGGAAGTGGGAGAACTCCTGGGCCAGGCTGTCGTCGCTGGCGAAGGCGCAGATGCAGGCCAGGAAGTGGATGCAGCGCGTGGGGGCcgcctcttcctcttcttcctcctcctcctcctcctcgtcgtCCCCCTTGGCGTGGCCGTGCCCGGGGGCGCGGCAGGCGCAGGAGAAGCGCCGCTGGCCGAAGCTGGCGTGCAGGtagcccaggctgtgcctctggCTGGCCTTACACTTGACCACCAGCACGCTCTTGCTGACCCTCTGCACCAGCGGCCCCGTGGGCTCGGTGGCCAGCTCCCACAGGCTCTGCTTGGCCTCGGCAGGCGCCTGCACCGTGCCCAGCACCGAGCTCTTGAGCGGCAGCGGCGTGGCCTCGGCCTGGCAGCCCAGCGCCAGCTtcaggtgctggcactgcttgTCGGCCGCCGCCCTGGCGCAGGCGGGCGCGTGGCAGCGGCCGGAGCTCAGCTGGGTGATGAGCGTGCCCTCGGGGGTCTGGATGGCCGTCTGCGACACGCCCAGCTCCACGAAGCAGCGCTGGTCGCGCTGGCGCACCGAGTAGAGCTGGCTGGGCGAGCCGGTGAGCAGGCGCACGGCGTCGGCGCCCGGCTGGCGGCGGGAGCCCGCGCGGAACACGGCGCCGCACGTCTTGTTCTTGCAGCTCAGCCCACGCGTGCCGTTGTAGGTGCCGCAGCGCGGGCACTTGCGGATGCCCCGCAGCGTGGCCTTGCCCAGGTCCGACAGGAAGGACGGGGCTTTGGGGCGGCCCGGGCACGGATCCatggagctggggacagaggggagctgctgggacagggcagtgacaggggtCAGCCCAGGGGTCACCCTGAGAGTCCTTGTGCCATCCTGGCagaccctgtgccaccccatctgatccctgtgtcaccccacTGGTCACCCCAACAGTACCTGTGCCACCCCATCTgatccctgtgccaccccaatggtccctgtgtcaccccagtgGTCACCCCAgcagtccctgtgccaccctgcttgtccctgtgccactccAAGGGCCACCCCTCCTGGTCCCTGTGGGTCCTGATGTCACTCTGCCTTaaccctgtgccaccctgactgtccctgtgccatcctgacagtccctgtgccatccTGACACTTTTGTGCCACTCCAATGGTCACCCTGCCTTATCCCTGTGCCACCATGAGAATTCCTATGCTGCCCTGacagtccctgtgccacccctccTGGTCCTTGTGCCACCCTGCCAGCGTCTGTCCAGCCCCAGAAAAGAGGAACTGTGGGCAGAAACGGGGCAGGAACGGGGCAGTTCCCCCGTGGGTGCCCACACTGGGACCCTGCAGCACTCTGACCGCCCAGGACAGTGACTTCAGCCCTGCCACatgtcccctgtgccctgtcctgccccagtgtgacactgggagggtTCCTGGCACCCGGGGCAGGTGTGAGAGGCCACACGGAGccctcagggcagggggaaCACTGGGCAGAAGTGGCAGCGCTGTTTGTGTCACATCTCACGGGGACATTTCGGGAGGACAGGAGCTTCAGGATCACCGGGTCCAGCACGCCAGGGCCACCACTGGCACTGATAAACCCCCGGGGATGGGGACTCTGCCACTGCCCGGCGCAGGACAACCTTTTCCACAAAggaatttccccaaaatccaacccaaacACCCCTCGCACAGCCTGAGCCCGTTCCCTCTTCTCCTGTcacttgttccctgggagcagagcccgatTCCCACAtggtgtcccctcctgtccctctgggGAGCCTCTTCTCCTCAGCCACAGTCCCACCGAGCCCCGTCCCTCTCTGGTCCCCATGTTCCCCTCACGGCCAGACCCGGCGTTCCCTCAGGGACAGACCTGGGGGTCTCTCCCTCACGGCGAGACCACGGCTCCCTTCACGGCCAACCCCGGGGGTCTCTCCCTCACCACCAGGTCCCGGTTCCCCTCACCACCAGCCCCGGGGGTCTCTCCCCTCACGGTCAGACCCGGGGGtctctccctcccctcaccACCAGGTCCCAGCTCCCCTCACGGTCAGACCCGGGGGGTCTCGCCCCCCCCTCACCGGCGTCTCCCGGGGTTTCCCAGCATCTCTCGCGGCCTCTGACGTCACCTCGGCCCGTCCCGGTCCCCGTTACCGCCACCGGGAGCGCCGTGAGGGGGGCTCCACTTCCGCCACCGGTGCGCTCCTATTGGTCTGATGGCATCACGTGGTGCACCGCGAGGGCTGCTGGGAGTTGTAGTCCAAGGAGGTGCTAAAGCGCCTAAGCCGTTTGAACTACAACTCCCATCAGCCCCAGCGGAGAGAATGACCCaatttcccctttcctcccccaAATTTCGCCTTTCTCCCCCCAGTTTTTTATCTCCCCCAATTTTTGCCTTTCTCCCCCCAAATTCCACTCATTTCCCCACCAAAATCCCCCCAGCTCCACCCACTCCCTCTCAACCCCACCACACCACCTGTGCCCACACCTGacaaaacacacacaagcagctcagttttttcatttttccctttttttttttttaaaaaaaaaagtttttcacattttttccatttttgtgagttttttatgtttttttttgtttgttttaaaggcTGGGCGAGAGGTAGGATAGAAAAGGGCATTTTTTGGCCTCTGATAGATCAGGTTTGGGAGCTCTTCTCACCTTCACTCCCTTGTGAAACACACTGAGGGAATTGTACACAATGGATTAAAAACTTTTATATTCCAAGAGATATCTCATATCCACAAAAAAAGTTAAGGAcaaaaaagagggaagagatCTGAGGCATCAATCACATCAAAAGACTCCGTGTCCTACCTTTAAATAAGGAAAACGTACAAAAGTGGCCGAAGGTTGTGCAAAAATTCTTCAATTTGAGCTGAATATTTTACAGAATCAGTACAGGAAAATGTagaaatcagtaaaaaaatttaaaaaaccaaaaaaacaaccaaccccCAGAGGGATTTGTCACGTTTTAGCAACAGGAATTTTGCTGTCCCAGGGTGGGAATTTTGGCTCatgtggggagagctgggcacTTTCAagtcccattttttttttgtttttttttttttgttttttttttaaattttccccaGCATAAGGCAAAGACCCAACCCTGAAAAAACACACTGAGATCCACAAAAAAATGATGTAAACGAAGGATTTgtcttccaaaaaaaaacctcccccTGCTGGAGGGAGGCTCCAAGAGGCTCCTTTAAAACAGAGGGTGGGAGGCTGAAGGCAGCTCCAGGATTCCCACACTTTTGGCTTcttttggggtggtttttttccagctgtttctggTTTGGGgaacccccccccccaaaaaaaaaaaaaactacaaaaaaaaaaccccccaaaaaacaaaaaaaaaccaacccaaaaccacAAAGGATGATTTTGTGCAATTCCTGCCCCGATTCTCAGCTAAGGCAGCAAAGTCCCTGCAATTTGTGTTTctaaaaaaacacattaaaaaaataaaaataataaaaaaaaaaaaattaaaaaaaaaaaagagaaaaaaaaacgGAAAGGCGGCGGTGGTGGCGATCCAGCATCcgggtttgttttttttttttttttctgttttttttggggtggaaaggGGAAGGATTTTGTTGAAATTGGAGGCTGGGGGGGTTCACTCCATGATTTGgtggctgggggggctcagggggtcTCGAAGCCCACGCGGAAGCCGGGCTGGGGCGGCACCACGGCGCCGTTCTGCCCCTGCACGCCGTAGCTGGCAGCCATCCAGGGCCCTGAGGACTGGCTCTGCCtgccaggagggaaaaaaaaatcctttagcAACTCCTAAATCATCTCTGGAGTTTGTAGGGAAAGAGGTTTGGTGGAGGTTTGGGGTGTTGTTGCTGCAGCCCCAATAGGATGTCCTCACCTTGCTGCAAATCCAAGGCGCAAAAATGATTTACCAGGACTCACCCCAATGGGATGTCCccacccctctgcagctcccagtgcaaAAATCAGTTCCCAAAAGGGataaaatttgggataaaaatgcTCTGAATTCACCcaaagccctgctgggatgctgtAGCTCTGAGGTGCAAAAATCAGTTCCCCAAGGGGataaaatttgggataaaaCTCTCAGGACTCACCCCAATGGGATGTCCCCACCCCtttgcagctcccagtgcaaAAATCAGTTCCCCAAGGGGTTaaaatttgggataaaacaCTCAGGACTCACCCCAATGGGATGTCCCcaccccactgcagctcccagtgcaaAAATCAGTTTCCAAAAGGGATAAAATTTGGGACAAAAATGCTCTGAATTCACCcaaagccctgctgggatgctgtAGCTCTGAGGTGCAAAAATCAATTTCCAAAGGGGataaaatttgggataaaacaCTCAGGACTCACCCCAATGGGATGTCCCcaccccactgcagctcccagtacAAAAATCAGTTCCCAAAAGGGataaaatttgggataaaacaCTCAGGACTCATCCCAATGGGATGTCCCcaccccactgcagctcccagtgcaaAAATCAATTCCCAAAAGGGataaaatttgggataaaaatgcTCTGAATTCACCCAAAGCCCTGCTTGGGATGCTGTAGCTCTGAGGTGCAAAAATCAATTCCCAAAGGGataaaatttgggataaaacaCTCAGGACTCACCCCAATGGGATGTCCCcaccccactgcagctcccagtgcaaAAATCAGTTCCCAAAGGAGATAAAATTTGGGATAAAGCACTCAGGACTCAACtaaatccctgctgggatgtccCCACTTTCCTGTGGGTCTGAGGTGCAAAAATTGGTTCCCAAAGGGGataaaatttgggataaaaatgcTCTGGAttcagccacagccctgctgggatgtccTCATGTTGCTGCATCTCTGAGgtgcaaaattaatttcccaaaGGGGataaaatttgggataaaacaCTCAGGA is a genomic window of Oenanthe melanoleuca isolate GR-GAL-2019-014 chromosome 22, OMel1.0, whole genome shotgun sequence containing:
- the C22H2orf42 gene encoding uncharacterized protein C2orf42 homolog isoform X1, with protein sequence MLGNPGRRRSMDPCPGRPKAPSFLSDLGKATLRGIRKCPRCGTYNGTRGLSCKNKTCGAVFRAGSRRQPGADAVRLLTGSPSQLYSVRQRDQRCFVELGVSQTAIQTPEGTLITQLSSGRCHAPACARAAADKQCQHLKLALGCQAEATPLPLKSSVLGTVQAPAEAKQSLWELATEPTGPLVQRVSKSVLVVKCKASQRHSLGYLHASFGQRRFSCACRAPGHGHAKGDDEEEEEEEEEEEAAPTRCIHFLACICAFASDDSLAQEFSHFLASDAGGLKGTVIPQLLRGPAATARPRGTAAARAKRRRKDLAGPQGPGPLLAPDPAQPSPRRSGLRKPPVASSSSSSSSSLKRHGCPQALDESQVSLSFQEWLGSVTERIHQTMHYQFEGHPEPLVFHIPQSFFEALQQRISSGSGKKRLPNSTTAFVRRDALPLGTFSKYTWHITNVLQVKQIFDTPEVPLEITRSFVQNRDGSYEPFRSPRVEVESLAEGHEKQPPLRPLELQTFLKVEGAHALHHRVDPRHPAALPPGRAAPQVPVRPPRGAPAAPHPRHAPRRAPPAAAAPPGRHRLPLSPPKRDGGLGAGRGTWENPQNKNRHPDSV
- the C22H2orf42 gene encoding uncharacterized protein C2orf42 homolog isoform X5, which produces MLGNPGRRRSMDPCPGRPKAPSFLSDLGKATLRGIRKCPRCGTYNGTRGLSCKNKTCGAVFRAGSRRQPGADAVRLLTGSPSQLYSVRQRDQRCFVELGVSQTAIQTPEGTLITQLSSGRCHAPACARAAADKQCQHLKLALGCQAEATPLPLKSSVLGTVQAPAEAKQSLWELATEPTGPLVQRVSKSVLVVKCKASQRHSLGYLHASFGQRRFSCACRAPGHGHAKGDDEEEEEEEEEEEAAPTRCIHFLACICAFASDDSLAQEFSHFLASDAGGLKGTVIPQLLRGPAATARPRGTAAARAKRRRKDLAGPQGPGPLLAPDPAQPSPRRSGLRKPPVASSSSSSSSSLKRHGCPQALDESQVSLSFQEWLGSVTERIHQTMHYQFEGHPEPLVFHIPQSFFEALQQRISSGSGKKRLPNSTTGEADLRHARGAAGDHPKLRAEPRRLLRALPQPPRGGGEPGRGPRETAPAAAPGAADLPQSRRSPRPSPSSGSPTSCRAPAWASCASSSSTATTGGPGSPPPAARPPPSPPRCRCPPWAPSPSPEPPKKGRGARGGEGHLGEPPE
- the C22H2orf42 gene encoding uncharacterized protein C2orf42 homolog isoform X4 yields the protein MLGNPGRRRSMDPCPGRPKAPSFLSDLGKATLRGIRKCPRCGTYNGTRGLSCKNKTCGAVFRAGSRRQPGADAVRLLTGSPSQLYSVRQRDQRCFVELGVSQTAIQTPEGTLITQLSSGRCHAPACARAAADKQCQHLKLALGCQAEATPLPLKSSVLGTVQAPAEAKQSLWELATEPTGPLVQRVSKSVLVVKCKASQRHSLGYLHASFGQRRFSCACRAPGHGHAKGDDEEEEEEEEEEEAAPTRCIHFLACICAFASDDSLAQEFSHFLASDAGGLKGTVIPQLLRGPAATARPRGTAAARAKRRRKDLAGPQGPGPLLAPDPAQPSPRRSGLRKPPVASSSSSSSSSLKRHGCPQALDESQVSLSFQEWLGSVTERIHQTMHYQFEGHPEPLVFHIPQSFFEALQQRISSGSGKKRLPNSTTAFVRRDALPLGTFSKYTWHITNVLQVKQIFDTPEVPLEITRSFVQNRDGSYEPFRSPRVEVESLAEGHEKQPPLRPLELQTFLKVGHTSPTQKEPTPFTIEWIPDILPRSRLGELRLKFQYGHHGGPRQPPTRGTPPAEPPPLPLPPLGAIAFP
- the C22H2orf42 gene encoding uncharacterized protein C2orf42 homolog isoform X2, with protein sequence MDPCPGRPKAPSFLSDLGKATLRGIRKCPRCGTYNGTRGLSCKNKTCGAVFRAGSRRQPGADAVRLLTGSPSQLYSVRQRDQRCFVELGVSQTAIQTPEGTLITQLSSGRCHAPACARAAADKQCQHLKLALGCQAEATPLPLKSSVLGTVQAPAEAKQSLWELATEPTGPLVQRVSKSVLVVKCKASQRHSLGYLHASFGQRRFSCACRAPGHGHAKGDDEEEEEEEEEEEAAPTRCIHFLACICAFASDDSLAQEFSHFLASDAGGLKGTVIPQLLRGPAATARPRGTAAARAKRRRKDLAGPQGPGPLLAPDPAQPSPRRSGLRKPPVASSSSSSSSSLKRHGCPQALDESQVSLSFQEWLGSVTERIHQTMHYQFEGHPEPLVFHIPQSFFEALQQRISSGSGKKRLPNSTTAFVRRDALPLGTFSKYTWHITNVLQVKQIFDTPEVPLEITRSFVQNRDGSYEPFRSPRVEVESLAEGHEKQPPLRPLELQTFLKVEGAHALHHRVDPRHPAALPPGRAAPQVPVRPPRGAPAAPHPRHAPRRAPPAAAAPPGRHRLPLSPPKRDGGLGAGRGTWENPQNKNRHPDSV
- the C22H2orf42 gene encoding uncharacterized protein C2orf42 homolog isoform X3, which translates into the protein MLGNPGRRRSMDPCPGRPKAPSFLSDLGKATLRGIRKCPRCGTYNGTRGLSCKNKTCGAVFRAGSRRQPGADAVRLLTGSPSQLYSVRQRDQRCFVELGVSQTAIQTPEGTLITQLSSGRCHAPACARAAADKQCQHLKLALGCQAEATPLPLKSSVLGTVQAPAEAKQSLWELATEPTGPLVQRVSKSVLVVKCKASQRHSLGYLHASFGQRRFSCACRAPGHGHAKGDDEEEEEEEEEEEAAPTRCIHFLACICAFASDDSLAQEFSHFLASDAGGLKGTVIPQLLRGPAATARPRGTAAARAKRRRKDLAGPQGPGPLLAPDPAQPSPRRSGLRKPPVASSSSSSSSSLKRHGCPQALDESQVSLSFQEWLGSVTERIHQTMHYQFEGHPEPLVFHIPQSFFEALQQRISSGSGKKRLPNSTTGEADLRHARGAAGDHPKLRAEPRRLLRALPQPPRGGGEPGRGPRETAPAAAPGAADLPQSRTHVPHAEGAHALHHRVDPRHPAALPPGRAAPQVPVRPPRGAPAAPHPRHAPRRAPPAAAAPPGRHRLPLSPPKRDGGLGAGRGTWENPQNKNRHPDSV